The Raphanus sativus cultivar WK10039 chromosome 6, ASM80110v3, whole genome shotgun sequence sequence TGGGTACAGTCCCTGTTGCTGTCAAACGGTTCTTCCCCATCTATCAAAggttttttttacttctttaaCTCTTTTGTCTTAGAATCCTGATATTTTGATATAAGACGAGAGTAAAATAAAATCAGGTATGAAGACAATGATTTCATAACAAGAGCTGAGATGATTGCAAACGTGAGACATAAGAATGTTTTGAGACTCCTTGGATACTGCATTGAAGGAGACGAGaggtatatacatatatatatatatatatgtgtggcTTGCGTTGGAATCTTGACTCACAAGTCTGCATAAATTTTAGGGTTCTTGTGTACGAGTATGTTGAGAAAGGAGATTTGCACGAATGGCTTCATGGATCTTCAGGGAAAAACCTACCTCTGACCTGGAGTAAGAGGATGAAGATCATTCAAGGAGTAGCAAAAGGGTTTGATATCTTCTCTTGGTATTTCAAAAATCCATgtcatttttgttgttgtatcaTTATGTTTTGTGTGTTACAGACTGGCGTATTTTCATGAAGACCTTGAACCAAGAATTACTCATCAATACATAAGACCGAGCAAGATTCTTCTTGATTATCAATGGAACCCTATAATACTAGCTATCCCAAGTCACAATGATAGTCCAACGAATTCAACTTTTGTTCCTTCGCCTAATAACCTGGACGAGAAAATCGACGTTCATTGCTTCGGGACTTTGATAATGGAGCTTGTCTCCGGGAGAGTCTCTGAAGACCAAAGCTCACCACATGTAAGAGTCTACATAACACATAGTTTAGCACAAAACGTTTGCTATATGTGGTGTACCTTTCTTAATTAAGCTTCTTTTCAGGTTTATTTGGTGGACTGGATCAAAGAGATGGTGGTGAATCATAAGATAGTAGATGTTCTTGACCCTAGCCTCCCGGAGTTTCCAACATTAAAAGAACTCAAACGGATTGTCTTGATTGCCTTGCGCTGTGTCGATCCTGAAATAGAGCAGAGACCTAAAATGGGAGATGTGATTCACATGCTCCAGCCACATGACTTGCTGCTGAGTAGTAATGTAATTGATGAAACTTTTACTTTGTTGCTTGTTCCCGAAGCTACCTAAAATCAGAGTCCATCTCTTTGTCCGCTCACGTTACTATGTTCTGTCTCTGGTGCAGGCAATAGTACGTAAGCCTCAGAAGGTTACCAGGTCACGCGAGGTCTCTACAATCAGTATCATCGGAACATGAATCCCAAGCCAACAATAGATGATTACTAGTTTTGGAGTTACCATCCCAAGGCATTGTAACGACAGTCGCCTGAGGACGTGTGCCAATAAAATCCATTGTTCTACTTTTCAACCTCCTTCTTTGGCATCATATCTGATCATGCAACTGCCcattatatttctttctttatcaCTTAGCTCCATGGTTTTGAACTAAACTTCCTTTGTTCTATTCTACTTCCAATTCATATTTTGAGACATAATTAATTGCATCTAACACAACAAATACAGAACAAAAAGACCTTCACAAACACTCAGCAAAACCACATAAATCAAagcaaatacataaataaaaaccaatcaaatcaaattataattagaaaaaactcacacacacacacacacactcacaCTAAACACTCAATTGTACTCTATTCTTCtctatctgatttttttttttttgaaacctttCTCTATCTGAttgttgtaaaataatttatattgtgatatgatattttattaaacaacaAGACTTGTATACAAATATGTTTGGGGATAAACGAAGAGAGGCAGTGCCGTAAATAAACACAGAGCAAAGATGACCATGGACGAGTTAGTGCATTGTCTCTAATTCGTTTGCCATGATCCATcttgttttttcatttttttttgtcaagatgGCTCGAACCTAAGACTTCTTTGTAAATCTTttcatcatcatctatgatatttaaagtttagcaaaaaaaaaaaattaaataaacacaGAGCAAAGATGACCATGGACGAGTCTGGAAACAAACGagaaaaaacacacacacttgataatcaaatcatattaaacCAGCTTAAACCGTACTAATCAAATTCACGTAGAAAATAAGAGGCAGACGGGTCCCACTGATAGTCGATAAaccaattaaattaaaattttggtcTAGATTATCCATTCAGTGTTGGTTAGATCCGGTTCAGTTAACTGACCATTAAACGAAGAACACGTTAGCTCTTTCTTCACGAACCACATCTGttaccttaaaaaaaaaatatccccAACCCCTTCCTTCACTCATCTCCCCTCTCCTTGTCCACTCTCATCTGCAATCGAAAcaggttcttcttcttctttcttttatgcATGAATCTTACTAGGTTTTGTTCGTAATCCTTCACTCGTTTGCTATCATCTAATTACTTTTTGTTCGATTTCATTACAGATGGCAGCTTCATCTACCTGTCTTGTCGGAAACGGATTGTCACTACACACAACCAAACATAAGCTAATCAAACACTTCCCACGCAGACAGGTTGGTCTTTCCTCTTCAGGCACCAGAACATCAAAGGTTAATGTCGTGAAGGCTTCTCTGGATGTGAATAAACACGAACGAAGAAGAGACTTTCTCAAAGTCTTGTTAGGAAACGCAGGAATCGGTTTGCTCGGAAGCGGCAAAGCAAACGCCGCAGATGAACAACAAGAGGATGCTTCTTCGTCTTCGAGGATGTCCTACTCTAGGTTCCTTGAGTATTTGGACAAGGACAGGGTGAGTAAAGTGGATCTGTACGAGAACGGGACGATAGCTATCGTGGAAGCTGTTGCTCCTGAGTTAGGTAACCGTGTACAGCGTGTTCGCGTTCAGCTTCCGGGGCTAAGCCAAGAGCTTCTCCAGAAGCTGAGGGCTAAGAACATTGACTTTGCTGCGCATAATGCTCAGGAAGACCAAGGCTCTGTGTTGTTCAACTTGATTGGGAATCTCGCTTTCCCTTTGCTCTTGATCGGTGGCTTGTTTCTTCTCTCCAGAGGCTCCCCTGGAGGAATGGGCGGTCCTGGTGGTCCTGGTGGCCCGCTTCAGTTCGGTCAGTCCAAAGCTAAGTTCCAGATGGAGCCGAACACTGGTGTGACGTTCGATGATGTCGCTGGAGTTGATGAAGCGAAGCAGGACTTCATGGAGGTGGTGGAGTTTCTGAAGAAGCCTGAGAGGTTCACTGCGGTTGGTGCTCGGATCCCTAAAGGTGTTCTGCTTATCGGTCCTCCTGGTACTGGGAAGACGCTGCTGGCGAAAGCTATCGCCGGTGAAGCTGGTGTGCCGTTCTTCTCCATCTCCGGGTCTGAGTTTGTTGAGATGTTTGTCGGTGTTGGTGCCTCGAGGGTCCGTGATCTTTTCAAGAAGGCCAAGGAGAACGCTCCTTGCATTGTCTTTGTTGATGAGATCGATGCTGTTGGTAGGCAAAGAGGGACAGGAATCGGTGGAGGGAATGATGAGAGAGAACAGACTTTGAACCAGCTGCTAACTGAGATGGATGGGTTTGAAGGTAACACTGGTATCATCGTTGTTGCTGCAACCAATAGAGCAGACATTCTTGACTCTGCTTTGTTGAGGCCAGGACGGTTTGACCGGCAGGTAAGTGTTGACGTTCCAGACATCAAGGGGAGAACAGATATTCTCAAGGTTCATGCTGGTAATAAGAAGTTTGAAAATGACGTCTCGCTTGAAGTGATAGCAATGAGAACACCTGGATTTAGCGGAGCAGATCTTGCTAACCTCTTGAATGAGGCTGCCATATTGGCTGGACGACGTGCAAAGACTGCGATATCATCGAAAGAGATTGATGATTCCATTGACAGAATCGTTGCTGGCATGGAAGGAACTGTGATGACTGATAGCAAGAGCAAAAGCTTGGTTGCTTACCATGAAGTTGGTCATGCCGTGTGTGGGTAAGTTTGAGAATCAGATAAGAAGCATGTCTTTGCAGAACTATGAAACTTAGACTCTTGGCTCTTTTGCAGAACATTGACTCCAGGACATGACGCTGTGCAAAAGGTAACGTTGGTACCGAGAGGACAAGCGAGAGGTCTGACTTGGTTCATTCCATCAGATGACCCTACCCTCATCTCCAAGCAACAACTCTTTGCAAGAATAGTTGGTGGACTCGGTGGTAGAGCCGCTGAAGAAATCATCTTCGGTGAGCCTGAGGTTACTACTGGCGCGGTTGGTGACTTGCAACAGATCACCGGTTTGGCTAAGCAGGTAGCTCTAGCTTAAAACACTTTCAGCTTCACATTGTTCATACTCGTACATAAATGAGACTATTGGTTATTTACTCTCTGCAGATGGTAACAACATTTGGAATGTCTGAAATTGGACCATGGTCGTTGATGGATTCATCGGCGCAAAGCGATGTGATCATGAGGATGATGGCGAGAAACTCCATGTCCGAGAAGCTTGCAGAGGACATTGACACTGCGGTGAAGAAACTATCGGACAGTGCATACGAGATAGCTCTAAGCCACATAAGGAACAACCGTGAAGCCATGGATAAGATAGTTGAAGTGCTTCTGGAGAAAGAAACTATCGGAGGCGACGAGTTCCGAGCAATTCTTTCCGAGTTCACTGAGATCCCGCCGGAAAACCGAGTTCCTGCCTCAATCCCAACATCAACACCAACGCCGGCTGCTGTCTAGGTAATGAATCTGTATACTTCTGATTTTTCTGTACATTTGTACTGTCAAAACTTGAGCTCTAGAAATATGTGGTGATGTCCCAATACTGTGTAACACAAGTAAATGTTATAAGTGGAATTGGTATATTCACCAAAGCTGTGTTCCAAGCTTGAACAACCTTCTATAGGATTGAATGTTTGCACATTACTTATCCAGATTTGCAACTATAGATTAAAAGGTGTTCTCAAAGCTTTGCACCAAGCGATCATGTTCTGTAAACTTATTTACATATTCTCTCAGTAATCAAACCATAAAAAGCATCAAATTTTAAACCAGAGGAACATCATTGTTCATGTTATCAAACCTTAAGCACGTAAATAGCTTCACGCCACTTCCATAACCATCACCAGCTCTCTCGTTTTACCCTTTCTTCACCCACACCATTGCAGCTGTCTCTATCGGCATTCCAACACGTCCAAGAGGCGAATCATTCTTTCTCGTTAGTGCCTTGAGATGTTTGGTTTCTTGGCCTCTTTGAATAGAAAGATGCTTAAATTGTGTTTCAAAGGCCACCGTCACAGCTTTCTCAACACTTTTGTTTCCCAtagctttttcttctttcttcttataAACTCGAAGCTGCTGATCTTTCACCGGAGTATTGTTCTCCTCCTTCACTGTGCACTCAGGCGTCTTGATTGATCCACACTCTTCCACGTCTTGATTtgctctctccttcttcttcctatCATATCGTTTCCTACGCCCCCTCTTCTTCTCCTGTAATCCATCGTCTTCACCTCTCTCGCTCCCGATCGCCGCCgtttcctcctcctcttcctcaccCCGCCTTGCTTCTCCGCCGCCAGTAGATTCGTCTTTCTTACTGTTCCCGCCCCGATGCTTCTTCTGATCGCTTTGATTCAAACGCATCTCATCGAGATCCTCCCGCGGTTTCTTCGGATCTTCATCTATCGTTTGCTGTTCTTCGGCGTGTTGATTACGTCGTCTCTCTtcgtctttttcttcttgttcctTTCGCTGCTTCTCTTTGATCCATCGCTCCCGGAGCTGAAGGATGGTTACGTAGTTAGCTGGAATCGAAGGAGTCATCTTCCGTTTGACGTCACTGGTCTCCTCCATCCACATATCTTTCTTCCTTCGTCCAAATACATAATTGAAGGAAGGAAAAAGATCCAACGTTGTGGGCCCTTTCGATCCTAGAGGCCTATTGGCCCGTAAAAGGTGACCAATGATATAGTTATTTAGTTAACTCATATTTTACAGTTTATGACAAATAATCCGATATTCTACGTTATCATAACATGTTACATActtagatttcaaaattaaatgtaaaagATGTTATATTTGTCAAATTCGGTACCGTAAAATTCGGAATTCAGGTGTTGGAAGACTGAAAAGGTAAAAGAATCTGACACACGAAGACAGATAAATCcttaaaaaagtatttaaatgtgttatttaattttgtagttTGTACAATCTATGATAGTATAATCTTATCCCACACACAGTCCAAGGCCAACATGCGACTCTCCTTTGTCCTCATCTGTCCCACTTCGAACGTGTCGTGTCACAACTTCTCCATTAAAGCTCCCCCGTTATAAAATCATCCAACCATTCTCTCCCCTGTGCGATTgagctaaagaaaaaaaaaaagaagagcgTTATGGCGATGAGAATCCGCAACTTAGCTTCCCGGCGAACGATGATGATGAATAGTAGTCCGATCTCCGGTTTGAGAAGTATGTCGTCTTCATGGTGGAAGAACGTGGAGCCAGCTCCCAAAGATCCAATCCTCGGAGTTACCGAGGCTTTTCTCGCTGATCCTAGTCCCGACAAAGTTAACGTTGGTGTGGtcagtctctctctctaccTGCCTATTACAGATCATTGTTTTTCCTTTGATCTATAAGTAACTTCTCCGGAGAATGTTTTTGAGAATCTCTCATTTCGAGCTGAAAGTCTTAGGAGATGACGTATAATAGATTGCATGCTGGCTTTTACTTTTTGTTGATGAACCTATCTTGTATTACTTATTGTCATTATAGGGAGCATATCGTGATGATAATGGGAAGCCTGTTGTCTTGGATTGTGTCAGAGAAGCTGAGCGAAGGATTGCTGGGACCTCCTTCATGTAAGATtgattccttttttttcttggtttcaaAAGTTCCTGTTCTGttcattattttacatattattcaAAAAAGAGTTTCTGTTCATttgttgcaacaaaaaaaaaaaaactcaagtttGTGTAGTTGGTATAGATTATGAATTGTGTAGCTAAACAAAAGAATATGTGTCCTTAGCTCAGTTATGTGACGCTTAATCTGTATGCATCAGATTCTCATCTGAACTAATATCTTTTGTGTTTATCGATTATAGGGAGTACCTTCCTATGGGAGGGAGTGTGAAAATGGTGGAGGAGACATTGAAACTTGCCTATGGGG is a genomic window containing:
- the LOC108808668 gene encoding conglutin beta 1 codes for the protein MWMEETSDVKRKMTPSIPANYVTILQLRERWIKEKQRKEQEEKDEERRRNQHAEEQQTIDEDPKKPREDLDEMRLNQSDQKKHRGGNSKKDESTGGGEARRGEEEEEETAAIGSERGEDDGLQEKKRGRRKRYDRKKKERANQDVEECGSIKTPECTVKEENNTPVKDQQLRVYKKKEEKAMGNKSVEKAVTVAFETQFKHLSIQRGQETKHLKALTRKNDSPLGRVGMPIETAAMVWVKKG
- the LOC108812338 gene encoding ATP-dependent zinc metalloprotease FTSH 2, chloroplastic; its protein translation is MAASSTCLVGNGLSLHTTKHKLIKHFPRRQVGLSSSGTRTSKVNVVKASLDVNKHERRRDFLKVLLGNAGIGLLGSGKANAADEQQEDASSSSRMSYSRFLEYLDKDRVSKVDLYENGTIAIVEAVAPELGNRVQRVRVQLPGLSQELLQKLRAKNIDFAAHNAQEDQGSVLFNLIGNLAFPLLLIGGLFLLSRGSPGGMGGPGGPGGPLQFGQSKAKFQMEPNTGVTFDDVAGVDEAKQDFMEVVEFLKKPERFTAVGARIPKGVLLIGPPGTGKTLLAKAIAGEAGVPFFSISGSEFVEMFVGVGASRVRDLFKKAKENAPCIVFVDEIDAVGRQRGTGIGGGNDEREQTLNQLLTEMDGFEGNTGIIVVAATNRADILDSALLRPGRFDRQVSVDVPDIKGRTDILKVHAGNKKFENDVSLEVIAMRTPGFSGADLANLLNEAAILAGRRAKTAISSKEIDDSIDRIVAGMEGTVMTDSKSKSLVAYHEVGHAVCGTLTPGHDAVQKVTLVPRGQARGLTWFIPSDDPTLISKQQLFARIVGGLGGRAAEEIIFGEPEVTTGAVGDLQQITGLAKQMVTTFGMSEIGPWSLMDSSAQSDVIMRMMARNSMSEKLAEDIDTAVKKLSDSAYEIALSHIRNNREAMDKIVEVLLEKETIGGDEFRAILSEFTEIPPENRVPASIPTSTPTPAAV